In Limisalsivibrio acetivorans, one genomic interval encodes:
- a CDS encoding amino acid ABC transporter permease: MLDWDVIVHYFPFLLKGAVLTLEISVLALIGGFIIGLAAALLKLSKNPVLRGISSFYVWIVRSTPLLVQLFLIYFGLPQMGIDLGPFFSGVLGLSMNTGAYNAEAIRGGIMSVPAGQMEASRSLGMSSKLAMRRIILPQAMRIAIPALGNNFVILIKDTSLVSTITLVELTLTAQRLIGSTYKPFEMYLMAAFLYAVLTTATSLLLSKVEQKLAY, translated from the coding sequence ATGCTTGATTGGGATGTAATAGTACATTACTTCCCCTTTCTGCTGAAAGGGGCGGTATTAACACTGGAAATATCAGTGCTAGCACTGATAGGCGGTTTCATAATCGGCCTTGCGGCCGCACTGCTAAAGCTTTCTAAAAATCCAGTTCTCAGGGGAATCTCAAGCTTTTACGTATGGATTGTACGTTCTACACCCTTGCTCGTTCAGCTGTTTCTCATCTATTTCGGACTACCTCAGATGGGTATAGACCTCGGGCCCTTCTTCTCGGGTGTGCTTGGCCTTTCCATGAATACAGGAGCATATAATGCAGAGGCTATAAGGGGCGGTATCATGTCCGTCCCCGCCGGGCAGATGGAGGCTTCCAGAAGTCTGGGTATGTCTTCAAAACTTGCCATGCGGCGGATCATACTCCCCCAGGCTATGCGGATTGCCATACCCGCCCTCGGAAACAACTTCGTGATTCTCATAAAGGACACCTCGCTGGTTTCCACAATCACCCTTGTGGAACTTACTCTTACAGCTCAGAGACTTATCGGCTCGACCTACAAGCCCTTTGAGATGTATCTCATGGCGGCTTTCCTTTATGCGGTTCTCACAACGGCAACAAGCCTTCTGCTCAGCAAAGTAGAGCAGAAACTAGCCTACTAG
- a CDS encoding cytochrome b N-terminal domain-containing protein, translating into MIARFIKHIFPKSFRRESLRPEKTLYLGSAAFASFALLLITGVLLLLYYIPGVNSAYDSIIFLEEKVFGGAFIRSLHRMSSHFLLVTAAAHLLRTVYTGAYSVRPKNWKLGYIIAALMIFEAYTGYLLPFDQLSYWAAMTGMELVAILPLGSFIRGILAPDGVGGQLTLLRFFTLHIVFIPMLCIGLTWAHMYNIRRDGGLLPMGESPKQQSDPALYRFTAAIFLSVVAMLCLLAVIFPAPLTIPANPAEPPNPVKSAWFLLWFQEIVSWRASLFNVAAIIFVVFFFLPDMRRGYKPVHSRWFAAGDRKVWLIITLTAVCIIALTIVAMFFRGENWSFVF; encoded by the coding sequence TTGATCGCAAGGTTCATAAAGCATATCTTCCCGAAGTCATTCCGCAGAGAGAGCCTGAGACCGGAAAAGACACTCTACCTCGGTTCCGCCGCCTTTGCCTCCTTCGCCCTGCTACTGATCACGGGCGTGTTGCTCCTGCTCTACTACATACCCGGAGTCAATAGCGCATACGATTCTATCATATTCCTTGAAGAGAAGGTCTTCGGCGGAGCTTTCATACGTTCACTGCACAGGATGAGCTCCCATTTCCTGCTTGTAACAGCCGCCGCACACCTGCTCCGCACGGTATACACCGGAGCTTACTCCGTCCGTCCGAAAAACTGGAAACTCGGCTACATCATAGCCGCACTCATGATATTCGAGGCGTATACGGGCTATCTTCTCCCCTTCGACCAGCTCTCCTACTGGGCCGCAATGACAGGGATGGAGCTGGTAGCTATCCTCCCCCTAGGCTCTTTTATAAGGGGGATTCTGGCACCCGACGGCGTTGGAGGACAACTTACTCTGCTCCGCTTTTTCACCCTGCACATAGTTTTTATACCGATGCTCTGCATCGGGCTGACCTGGGCCCATATGTATAATATCAGGCGGGACGGCGGCCTCCTCCCCATGGGGGAGAGCCCGAAACAGCAATCGGATCCGGCACTTTACAGATTTACAGCGGCTATTTTTTTATCGGTTGTGGCTATGCTGTGCCTGCTCGCAGTTATCTTCCCCGCACCCCTTACAATACCTGCAAATCCGGCAGAACCCCCCAACCCTGTAAAAAGCGCATGGTTCCTCCTCTGGTTTCAGGAGATCGTAAGCTGGCGTGCTTCTCTCTTCAACGTAGCGGCAATTATCTTCGTAGTGTTCTTCTTCCTTCCTGATATGCGAAGGGGTTACAAGCCGGTTCATTCCAGATGGTTCGCCGCCGGTGACAGAAAGGTCTGGTTAATCATTACACTAACAGCAGTATGCATAATCGCATTAACAATAGTTGCCATGTTTTTCCGAGGTGAGAATTGGTCCTTCGTATTCTGA
- a CDS encoding ubiquinol-cytochrome c reductase iron-sulfur subunit: MERRDFIKRGIAFLVSLPVFYTLYRYLSPDADADSVLITANRGDVPEGGALMFPDKQVAILREKGEIRAVSLTCTHLGCTVALSGDRFVCPCHGSIFTLNGDVLKGPAQRPLDEYPVTEKDGEIRIGKRVKA, from the coding sequence ATGGAGAGAAGAGACTTCATCAAGCGGGGGATAGCATTCCTTGTTTCACTCCCCGTTTTTTACACCCTTTACCGGTATCTCAGCCCCGATGCGGATGCGGATTCTGTTCTCATTACAGCAAATCGGGGTGATGTACCCGAAGGGGGAGCACTTATGTTTCCCGACAAGCAGGTGGCAATACTCCGGGAAAAGGGTGAAATACGTGCAGTATCCCTCACCTGCACCCACCTTGGATGTACCGTTGCACTCAGCGGCGACAGGTTCGTTTGCCCCTGCCACGGCAGCATCTTCACACTTAACGGCGATGTCCTAAAAGGCCCCGCCCAGAGGCCTCTGGACGAGTATCCTGTAACAGAAAAGGATGGTGAGATCCGTATCGGCAAGAGGGTAAAGGCTTGA
- a CDS encoding glycerophosphodiester phosphodiesterase family protein produces the protein MSRINWLLEKPIAHRGLYGGDIPENSLPAFRAAAKAGYPIELDIQQTADGETVVFHDDDLERMTGVAGEIGKMKYSEVRKLRLNATSFCIPSLEDVMAAVNGDVPLLVELKNSKKPGNMEKTVAERFKNYPHSAAVQSFNPQSVEWFRKNMPEVPRGLLYGLTKGSGNVIERFMANFKGAPDFIACDVSAFPNEKLLRSVRKKKVPLILWTVKSLEEANDLTEIADNIIFEGFTP, from the coding sequence ATGAGCAGAATAAACTGGCTCCTTGAAAAGCCTATAGCCCACAGGGGGCTTTACGGTGGCGACATTCCGGAGAACAGCCTGCCCGCATTCCGTGCAGCGGCGAAGGCCGGCTATCCCATCGAGCTTGATATCCAGCAGACTGCCGACGGCGAAACCGTTGTATTCCATGATGATGATCTGGAAAGGATGACAGGTGTTGCGGGTGAGATCGGCAAAATGAAGTATTCAGAGGTCCGCAAGCTTCGCCTTAATGCTACTTCTTTCTGTATCCCTTCCCTTGAGGATGTTATGGCGGCGGTTAATGGTGACGTTCCGCTTCTGGTTGAGCTTAAGAACAGCAAAAAGCCCGGTAATATGGAGAAAACCGTCGCCGAAAGGTTTAAAAATTATCCCCACAGTGCCGCTGTACAGTCCTTTAACCCTCAGAGTGTGGAATGGTTCCGAAAGAATATGCCGGAGGTTCCGAGGGGTCTTCTCTATGGGTTAACAAAGGGGAGCGGAAACGTCATAGAGCGTTTTATGGCGAACTTCAAGGGTGCGCCGGACTTTATCGCCTGCGATGTGAGTGCATTCCCCAACGAGAAGCTCCTTAGAAGCGTTCGTAAAAAGAAGGTTCCACTCATTCTTTGGACTGTGAAAAGCCTTGAAGAGGCGAATGATCTAACAGAGATTGCGGACAATATCATATTTGAGGGCTTTACCCCCTAG
- a CDS encoding ABC transporter substrate-binding protein, which produces MKNFLRAFFVMVFMLTSLTAIAGGLEDVKEENTLSYALTGQYPPFNFVDENNEVAGFDVEIGKEIAKRIGVKPKPVTTAWDGIIAGLLAEKYDVICGSMAITDQRLKSIDFTEPYYRSGAQVFAKEDAGFTSVDELKGKKIGVTLGTTYEEWVRNNIEGVKIRTYKGVPDMVLETATGRIDAFVTDKIVGALAIKDKAAPLKLVGDLLYEERMGIALRKGNPELKKAMNEALAEMKEDGTYHSISMKWLGIDVR; this is translated from the coding sequence ATGAAAAATTTTCTAAGAGCTTTTTTCGTTATGGTATTCATGCTTACAAGCCTTACGGCCATCGCCGGCGGGCTCGAAGACGTTAAGGAAGAGAACACACTTTCCTATGCACTCACAGGACAGTATCCCCCATTCAACTTCGTTGATGAAAACAATGAAGTCGCAGGGTTCGATGTTGAGATAGGTAAGGAGATCGCAAAGCGCATCGGTGTTAAGCCCAAACCTGTTACAACAGCATGGGACGGCATTATCGCAGGTCTGCTCGCAGAGAAGTATGACGTTATATGCGGAAGTATGGCAATAACCGACCAGAGGCTTAAATCCATCGATTTCACAGAACCTTACTACAGAAGCGGTGCACAGGTTTTCGCCAAGGAAGATGCAGGCTTCACTTCTGTGGATGAACTAAAGGGTAAGAAGATAGGCGTAACACTTGGAACAACATACGAAGAATGGGTACGCAATAACATCGAGGGTGTGAAGATAAGAACCTATAAGGGTGTTCCGGACATGGTTCTTGAAACTGCCACAGGCAGGATCGACGCCTTCGTTACAGATAAGATCGTGGGCGCACTCGCCATTAAGGACAAGGCGGCCCCCCTTAAGCTTGTGGGAGATCTTCTCTATGAAGAGAGGATGGGAATCGCTCTCAGGAAGGGTAACCCAGAGCTTAAGAAGGCTATGAATGAAGCACTCGCAGAGATGAAAGAGGATGGAACATACCACAGCATCAGCATGAAGTGGCTTGGTATCGACGTTCGCTGA
- the nrfD gene encoding NrfD/PsrC family molybdoenzyme membrane anchor subunit: MEFQEAFEWYVAAYLFLAGVGAGAIVAAALADMYDREKYLSFIKAASVIGMPLVSIGIGFLYIDLGQGFWKPWLLILLFANPTSAITWGTAILTLFTLFSLVYGAYNLGFIKFSGGNTMRWLLIITGVLTAGYTAVLLGVLKAIPFWHQTALPILFIISATSTGISGAMLVKEVFFKNHDHLGKIESTHMYLLILEIFLLAGMFLIALQGVPEMKYSAMSLLTGKFALEFWLFLVFGGLLIPAVAFALAEGGKMKISGGKLVLFEVLVLVGGYFLRHLIIHAGVYTQKFTEYLH; encoded by the coding sequence ATGGAATTTCAAGAAGCCTTTGAATGGTACGTTGCCGCATATCTCTTCCTTGCCGGTGTCGGCGCCGGAGCTATCGTGGCAGCCGCACTTGCGGACATGTACGACAGGGAAAAATATCTATCTTTCATAAAAGCGGCCAGTGTCATAGGGATGCCTCTGGTCTCAATCGGTATAGGGTTCCTCTACATAGACCTCGGTCAGGGATTCTGGAAACCCTGGCTACTCATACTCCTTTTCGCCAATCCCACTTCGGCGATCACATGGGGTACGGCTATACTCACCCTATTCACACTCTTTTCGCTTGTGTACGGAGCATATAACCTCGGATTCATAAAGTTTTCCGGCGGGAACACTATGCGCTGGCTCCTGATAATAACAGGTGTGCTTACAGCAGGTTACACAGCTGTACTCCTCGGTGTCCTCAAGGCCATCCCCTTCTGGCACCAGACAGCACTCCCCATACTCTTCATCATCTCCGCAACCTCAACGGGGATATCAGGTGCTATGCTGGTTAAAGAGGTGTTCTTCAAGAACCACGACCACCTCGGCAAGATCGAAAGTACGCATATGTATCTGCTTATCCTTGAGATCTTTCTCCTTGCGGGAATGTTCCTCATAGCACTCCAGGGTGTTCCTGAGATGAAGTACTCCGCCATGAGCCTGCTTACAGGCAAGTTTGCCCTTGAATTCTGGCTCTTCCTCGTCTTCGGCGGACTTCTCATCCCCGCCGTGGCCTTTGCTCTGGCAGAGGGCGGCAAGATGAAGATCTCCGGCGGAAAGCTTGTGCTTTTCGAGGTACTGGTACTGGTAGGGGGCTATTTTCTGCGTCACCTCATAATCCATGCCGGCGTCTACACACAGAAATTCACCGAGTATCTTCACTAA
- a CDS encoding DMT family transporter: MAKVYLALAILFEVIGTSSLKASTGFTRLYPSILVVLGYGASFYFLSLVFKTMQVGVVYAVWSGLGIVLITLIGFIIYRETPDLPAILGLCLIIAGVAVINLFSDTVH; encoded by the coding sequence ATGGCAAAGGTATACCTCGCATTGGCGATACTTTTTGAGGTTATCGGCACATCATCGCTGAAAGCGTCCACAGGGTTCACCAGGCTTTACCCGTCCATCCTTGTTGTGCTGGGTTACGGAGCATCATTCTATTTCCTCTCATTGGTGTTCAAAACGATGCAGGTCGGCGTTGTTTATGCTGTCTGGTCAGGGCTGGGAATCGTTCTTATTACACTCATAGGTTTCATTATTTACAGGGAAACCCCCGATCTGCCAGCCATACTGGGGCTTTGTCTCATAATAGCTGGTGTTGCAGTTATCAACCTTTTCTCCGATACGGTGCACTAA
- a CDS encoding nitroreductase family protein, whose protein sequence is MLKFTVNKDTCTRCGNCMRVCPAGIVVGDEENFPKVEKEENCIECQHCMTSCPVAAISIFGLDPEESVSIDKIPSYEQMDALVRGRRSIRKFRQDNVNQDELRMLLETVANAPTGVNKRKVRLTLIDDIEKMAHFIEFVYSTIEKYAEEKKIPEQFAILEKLAEAYRKGKDIIFRGAPHFVFTSSPKNVPTPEADSYIAASYFDLTAPTMDIGTVWAGFIMHCMEFMPEVREYLGVPEDHVNGYALLFGKPALKYYRGVQRDEIDINKL, encoded by the coding sequence ATGCTCAAATTTACCGTTAATAAAGATACCTGCACACGCTGCGGAAACTGTATGAGGGTCTGTCCCGCTGGAATCGTTGTCGGCGATGAAGAAAACTTCCCCAAGGTGGAAAAGGAGGAGAACTGTATAGAGTGCCAGCACTGTATGACCTCCTGCCCCGTTGCCGCCATCTCCATATTCGGATTAGACCCTGAGGAATCAGTCAGCATCGACAAAATCCCCTCATACGAGCAGATGGATGCATTGGTGCGCGGGAGACGGAGTATCAGAAAGTTCCGTCAGGACAATGTTAATCAGGACGAGCTCAGGATGCTTCTGGAAACCGTTGCCAACGCCCCCACAGGGGTAAACAAGCGCAAGGTTCGTCTTACGCTCATCGACGACATTGAAAAAATGGCCCATTTCATCGAGTTCGTGTATTCTACCATCGAAAAATACGCAGAAGAAAAGAAGATACCCGAACAGTTTGCCATTCTGGAGAAACTCGCCGAAGCATATAGAAAAGGGAAGGATATCATATTCAGGGGTGCGCCACACTTTGTCTTCACATCCTCACCCAAGAATGTGCCCACTCCCGAAGCGGACAGCTATATCGCCGCCAGCTACTTCGATCTTACAGCACCCACTATGGACATCGGAACAGTCTGGGCCGGATTCATCATGCACTGCATGGAGTTTATGCCCGAAGTTCGTGAATACCTAGGAGTGCCCGAAGACCATGTAAACGGCTATGCGCTACTCTTCGGCAAACCCGCCCTCAAATACTACAGAGGGGTCCAAAGGGACGAGATAGATATTAATAAGCTCTAA
- the extS gene encoding selenite/tellurite reduction operon c-type cytochrome lipoprotein ExtS, which yields MVLRILTIILFSALAVSAAELCMKCHEPHYTEMGSCTACHRGNPDTSRKNIAHDGLISGRFADFITNGKGINNGKDLTEKAACRRCHTLGETGNNASSNLDIEAKRKTGAFLLNKINEPNDYMPRFGFDNNDAEDIVRYILNSGEASNVEPESRPFVVFINSGDEGVFSKKCGGCHRLLTREKGGMGDGDTAPNLSGLFTEFYPDNTLPRHEKWDNETLLKWVKNPRLLDKGSMMPPLKLSDDEKKKLPGEF from the coding sequence TTGGTCCTTCGTATTCTGACAATTATCCTTTTTTCAGCTTTAGCGGTATCCGCCGCCGAGCTCTGCATGAAATGCCACGAGCCGCACTACACGGAAATGGGGTCCTGTACCGCATGCCACAGAGGCAACCCCGACACCTCCCGCAAAAACATTGCCCATGATGGACTCATATCAGGTCGTTTTGCCGACTTCATCACCAACGGCAAAGGGATTAATAACGGTAAAGATCTCACAGAAAAAGCGGCGTGCAGAAGATGCCATACACTTGGAGAAACCGGCAACAACGCATCCTCAAACCTAGACATAGAGGCCAAACGTAAAACCGGAGCATTCCTGCTGAACAAGATAAACGAACCGAACGATTATATGCCCCGCTTCGGCTTCGATAACAATGATGCAGAGGATATTGTAAGGTATATACTTAATTCAGGCGAAGCATCCAATGTTGAGCCTGAAAGCAGACCCTTTGTCGTTTTTATAAATAGCGGCGATGAGGGTGTTTTCTCGAAGAAGTGCGGAGGATGCCACAGGCTTTTGACCAGAGAAAAAGGTGGTATGGGGGATGGTGATACTGCGCCTAACCTGTCCGGCTTGTTTACAGAGTTTTACCCCGATAACACCCTGCCGAGACATGAGAAATGGGATAACGAAACCCTGCTGAAATGGGTTAAAAACCCAAGATTGCTGGATAAGGGCTCAATGATGCCCCCTCTTAAACTGAGTGATGATGAAAAGAAAAAACTTCCCGGTGAATTCTAG
- a CDS encoding glycogen-binding domain-containing protein: protein MDEKKDILISQFIDDELDIEEKINFVKYVHGDSEYTELALDFLDNERDIMQMGELPQPEIPELPQTKGGRVIKFPSPAAAASFVSLAVSLALVFAVFMHKPEKVQTAENVHRFVIHMPDAKNVALAGSFSNWNRLDMNRIGDTGYWEAKVPLGEGEYSYSFIVNDDKRIADPTVRARQSDGFGGENSVLSIGDRI, encoded by the coding sequence ATGGATGAGAAAAAAGATATACTCATAAGCCAGTTTATTGATGACGAGCTTGATATCGAAGAGAAGATCAACTTTGTGAAGTACGTCCATGGAGACTCGGAGTATACCGAACTGGCCCTGGATTTCCTCGACAACGAGAGGGATATTATGCAGATGGGTGAACTCCCACAGCCAGAGATACCGGAACTGCCCCAGACGAAGGGTGGCAGGGTTATTAAGTTCCCCTCACCGGCGGCGGCAGCCTCATTTGTATCATTGGCCGTGTCTTTGGCGCTTGTTTTTGCGGTGTTTATGCACAAGCCGGAGAAAGTCCAGACAGCGGAGAACGTCCACCGCTTTGTTATACATATGCCAGATGCAAAGAATGTAGCCCTTGCGGGAAGCTTCTCGAACTGGAACAGGCTTGATATGAATCGAATCGGGGACACCGGTTACTGGGAAGCAAAGGTCCCCCTTGGTGAAGGTGAGTACAGCTACAGCTTTATTGTGAATGATGATAAAAGGATCGCCGACCCTACGGTCAGGGCAAGGCAGAGCGATGGCTTCGGCGGAGAGAATTCGGTTCTAAGTATAGGTGACAGGATTTGA
- a CDS encoding 4Fe-4S dicluster domain-containing protein: MQKKFGMAYIVDRCVDCKACMVACKAEWDVPEDHFRTHIHTGIKPEKREKPSMDFLPHQCNHCDVAPCVTVCPTKASHKREDGIVFVTRSKCVGCKYCIASCPYDARFFNHDIGVAEKCTFCLPRALEGKEPACATTCPGNVRVFGDLNDPESEISVLLKDAAEKRLNVWKLRTDLGTEPNIFYVKK; encoded by the coding sequence ATGCAGAAAAAATTCGGAATGGCATACATAGTTGACAGATGCGTGGACTGCAAGGCGTGCATGGTTGCATGCAAGGCGGAATGGGATGTTCCAGAGGATCATTTCCGTACCCACATCCACACAGGAATTAAACCGGAGAAGAGGGAGAAGCCCAGCATGGACTTCCTCCCCCACCAGTGCAACCACTGCGATGTTGCCCCCTGCGTTACGGTCTGCCCCACAAAGGCAAGCCACAAGCGTGAGGACGGCATCGTTTTCGTAACACGCTCCAAGTGTGTGGGATGTAAATACTGTATCGCATCCTGCCCCTACGATGCACGATTCTTCAACCACGATATCGGCGTTGCGGAGAAATGCACCTTCTGTCTCCCCAGAGCTCTGGAAGGGAAAGAGCCCGCCTGCGCCACAACCTGCCCCGGAAATGTACGGGTGTTCGGTGATCTCAACGATCCCGAGAGTGAGATTTCGGTTCTTCTCAAGGATGCCGCGGAGAAAAGGCTTAATGTCTGGAAGCTTCGTACGGATCTCGGTACTGAGCCGAATATATTCTACGTGAAGAAATAG
- a CDS encoding 4Fe-4S dicluster domain-containing protein: MAHLTARKGFSDLIERLNRFPQGAPTSENLYKILSILMTEEDAGYIAQLPIKPFNAEQAAKIWKVSHKEAKKRLESYADKVILIDIMGDDGEMQYVLPPPMAGFFEFSMMRTRGDIDQKLLSEMFYEYITVEEDFIKSLFTDGETQLGRVFVNEPALPNQESLHVLDYERSSEVINTAQHMGVSMCYCRHKMEHAGKACDAPMDICMTFGNVADSLIRHGYARRVEASEGMDLLQEAYEHNLVQFGENVQKEVGFICNCCGCCCEAMIAARRFGLMNPVHTSNYLPEIDEGNCTGCGKCAEICPVEALGMVSANDPEKPRRKTVKLDTDICLGCGVCVRVCNQDALSLKERGERVITPVNSVHKSVMMAIERGTFQHLLFDNRALFSHRAMAAVLGAVLKMPPVKQIMASEQVKSRYFGKMLEKHKQV; this comes from the coding sequence ATGGCACATCTAACAGCCCGCAAGGGTTTCAGCGATCTGATAGAGCGGTTAAACAGGTTTCCACAGGGAGCCCCCACATCGGAGAACCTTTATAAGATATTGTCAATATTGATGACAGAAGAGGATGCGGGGTATATTGCCCAGCTCCCCATAAAGCCCTTCAATGCGGAGCAAGCCGCAAAGATATGGAAGGTTAGCCATAAAGAGGCAAAGAAGCGGCTTGAGAGCTATGCAGATAAGGTTATTCTTATTGACATTATGGGGGATGATGGAGAGATGCAGTACGTTCTTCCGCCCCCAATGGCTGGTTTTTTCGAGTTTTCCATGATGCGGACCCGAGGCGATATAGACCAGAAGCTCCTCAGCGAGATGTTCTATGAATACATCACCGTAGAGGAGGACTTTATCAAGTCTCTCTTCACCGACGGGGAAACACAGCTCGGACGAGTCTTTGTTAATGAGCCCGCCCTGCCTAATCAGGAGTCCCTGCATGTTTTGGATTATGAGCGTTCAAGCGAGGTTATCAACACCGCACAGCATATGGGCGTAAGTATGTGTTACTGCAGGCATAAGATGGAGCATGCCGGCAAAGCCTGCGATGCACCTATGGATATATGCATGACCTTCGGTAATGTTGCGGATTCGCTTATACGCCACGGGTATGCAAGGCGTGTTGAAGCATCGGAGGGGATGGACCTTCTGCAGGAGGCCTATGAGCATAACCTTGTGCAGTTCGGCGAGAATGTGCAGAAGGAGGTCGGTTTCATATGCAACTGCTGCGGATGTTGCTGCGAGGCGATGATTGCGGCAAGGCGTTTCGGGCTTATGAACCCCGTACACACATCAAACTACCTTCCAGAGATAGATGAAGGTAACTGCACAGGATGCGGTAAATGTGCCGAAATATGCCCCGTAGAAGCGCTGGGAATGGTTTCCGCCAATGATCCTGAAAAACCCAGAAGAAAAACTGTAAAGTTGGATACGGATATCTGCCTGGGATGCGGGGTGTGCGTTAGAGTGTGTAATCAGGATGCCCTCAGTCTTAAGGAGCGTGGTGAGCGGGTTATAACACCTGTGAACTCCGTTCATAAGTCCGTGATGATGGCCATTGAGCGTGGAACGTTCCAGCACTTACTCTTTGATAATAGAGCACTCTTCAGCCACAGGGCTATGGCGGCAGTGCTTGGTGCAGTTCTAAAAATGCCACCTGTTAAGCAGATAATGGCATCGGAGCAGGTTAAGTCCCGTTATTTTGGGAAGATGTTGGAGAAGCACAAGCAGGTCTGA
- a CDS encoding 50S ribosomal protein L25: MIETIKWKAEKRGELTKGQLKNLRDNNIIPAVLSSRGKESTLLTLSRIDVDKRPYGNFRIELDIPGESEPVDCYITNLQYDSMSDFIIHAELQELTKGQKIDLEVPLHVVGEPAGAEQGGILSQSINSVLIRTLPRHMMDKIDIDVSKLEIGDSITIDDLNLSEDYILLDPTEGTIVSVVPPQAEEDLEPSTDEVQEVEIISERKADEE, encoded by the coding sequence ATGATTGAAACTATTAAATGGAAAGCTGAGAAGAGGGGCGAGCTTACGAAGGGACAGCTCAAGAACCTTCGTGACAACAACATTATCCCCGCCGTTCTTTCAAGCAGAGGCAAGGAAAGCACCCTGCTTACACTCAGCCGTATTGATGTGGACAAGAGGCCCTATGGAAACTTCCGTATCGAGCTTGATATCCCCGGAGAAAGTGAGCCCGTTGACTGCTATATCACAAACCTTCAGTACGACAGCATGAGCGATTTCATCATCCATGCCGAGCTTCAAGAGCTTACCAAGGGTCAGAAGATCGACCTCGAAGTTCCTCTTCATGTTGTGGGCGAGCCTGCAGGTGCAGAGCAGGGTGGTATCCTCAGCCAGAGCATCAACAGTGTTCTTATCAGAACACTCCCCCGCCACATGATGGACAAGATCGATATCGATGTCTCCAAGCTTGAGATCGGCGATTCCATAACCATCGATGACCTGAATCTCTCCGAGGACTACATCCTCCTTGACCCCACAGAGGGAACCATCGTTTCCGTTGTTCCCCCTCAGGCTGAGGAAGATCTTGAGCCCTCCACCGATGAGGTTCAGGAGGTTGAGATTATCTCTGAAAGAAAGGCTGACGAAGAATAA
- a CDS encoding RNA polymerase sigma factor — protein sequence MRNNRALQEFFEGESGRLYGYLIKLCGDEDEAKDLYQESFIKYARNYPEKLSASLLFTVARTVFIDSKRKEKRHDEIPDELSCGESPEERLLENRRQKALSDCLGNLPESEREIIALKTTEGLKYDDISKITGLSTSSIKVKIHRARLKLRDCMAEKDNG from the coding sequence ATGCGAAACAACCGGGCACTACAGGAGTTCTTTGAAGGGGAGAGCGGTCGGCTTTACGGCTATCTTATCAAGCTTTGCGGTGATGAGGATGAAGCAAAAGACCTTTATCAGGAAAGCTTCATAAAATATGCCCGTAATTACCCCGAAAAACTTTCAGCATCACTGCTCTTTACGGTTGCAAGAACAGTTTTTATCGATTCAAAGAGGAAGGAAAAGCGCCACGATGAGATACCCGATGAACTCAGCTGTGGAGAAAGCCCGGAAGAGAGGCTTCTTGAAAACCGCAGACAGAAGGCACTTTCAGACTGTCTCGGCAATCTCCCCGAATCCGAAAGGGAGATTATTGCACTGAAAACCACAGAAGGCTTGAAATACGATGATATATCAAAGATAACCGGGCTTAGCACATCAAGCATAAAAGTTAAGATACACAGGGCAAGGTTAAAGCTTAGGGACTGCATGGCGGAGAAGGACAATGGATGA